The Dermochelys coriacea isolate rDerCor1 chromosome 7, rDerCor1.pri.v4, whole genome shotgun sequence genome window below encodes:
- the NOL8 gene encoding nucleolar protein 8 isoform X3, with amino-acid sequence MEKKQVLKRLYVGGLGHTVSETELQERFNKFGNVTDAEIVIRKDEQGNPMKTFAYINISISEADLKRCMSILNKTKWKGGTLQIELAKESFLHRLAQERQEARLKKEKPHTDGKGNLLESLNKAGVVNFHMKAVPGTEVPDHKDWVVSKFGRVLPILHLKSQHKRKIMKYDPSKYCHNLRMLEQDLTDTVPISELTWQLEGGDDSISKKRRGEFPEIKKTPKKMRIQSSEDLSKTPGCHLKKANLTQTKLVQMSNSKSTGLSKLLQTPSLNRIVMKGKELFLDKNLAAGAKPNRNTNSISDSDIDSEEEIRAMIEKEKEIQKAKTNVASESDHLEVVGDNFELKYNTHWSLTNPNMKKVSKGCNRQGKTIENDTDYDSADTDEIIAVTKTPDKNSVKTKILRDSELVKMQRKDNVRNETFKNNKSFDSANDSFVLSTDNLREKNNKKAMHNKTAKVLTSELQDDRVDSKSGSTGFDSELEASESEADSNYEDMMQNCYCLHLTLHELEALATASIESSEGDITGKQRDSQCKTEGNISITKYSTKPYEIASTTKTSINPQDIVAAILEGEESADDEKPKENTSSLKFQPFRGIGSLCESENFEEMSKEGSCSCKRKCSQNSSSLVDLKKKSLEEVSKPNCSCYGKHAVPRQSRSSILCSLEDRSVKKKQNTFSNQLKKVSNSQYSEGRSEKPVWKPPLLRENNYLNSHAEDQTANRGDGEDCTTASISGSEEESTDADSVLSVTQKHIKCELESTESLPGKPKKDASSKGSASKFQKSENNKKSLHKSKEELCIPIAVSIASDEKEKQLQDNQKRLAALQERQKERALQKKLIRGALLNLESQSASKHKHIVFDSDGGSEAEVEEKSKEEVTIGNLPGKEFTSKISGKLFESSDDEQDAAGEDDRFQIKPQFEGKAGEKLMHLQSRFGTDERFRMDARFLESGSEEEEEAKKVKTDEEGELAAEKKKNLEILGSLLQISLEYPKSSKLATNTKKFRDINTLRYDPTRQDHEVFERKTDTTEKERASYDQKLKLLRKQECRKAKYLLVDLNISLDRKSP; translated from the exons ATGGagaaaaaacaagttttaaaacgTTTATATGTTGGAGGACTTGGCCATACAGTTTCTGAGACTGAACTGCAGGAAAGATTCAACAAGTTTGGAAATGTTACAGATGCGGAAATTGTTATCAGGAAAGATGAACagg GGAACCCTATGAAAACTTTTGCTTATATAAACATCAGTATTTCTGAAGCAGATCTTAAAAGAT GTATgtccattttaaataaaacaaagtggAAAGGTGGAACGCTGCAAATCGAATTGGCCAAAGAAAGCTTTTTGCACAG ATTGGCACAGGAGAGACAAGAAGCAAGATTGAAGAAGGAAAAACCACATACGGATGGCAAAGGAAATCTGTTGGAATCACTGAATAAAGCTGGAGTTGTGAATTTTCATATGAAAGCAGTGCCAGGAACAGAAGTACCAGATCATAAG GATTGGGTCGTTAGTAAATTTGGCAGAGTTTTACCCATCCTTCACCTTAAGAGTcaacacaaaagaaaa ATAATGAAATATGACCCATCAAAATATTGCCACAACCTTAGAATGCTGGAGCAAGACTTGACTGACACAGTTCCCATATCCGAGCTCACTTGGCAGTTGGAAGGCGGAGATGACAGCATAAGCAAGAAACGACGAGGAGAGTtccctgaaattaaaaaaacacctaaAAAAATGAGGATACAGAGTAGTGAAGATTTAAGTAAAACACCAGGTTGCCACTTGAAAAAAGCAAACTTAACACAAACAAAATTAGTCCAAATGTCAAACTCCAAATCAACTGGTCTGTCTAAATTACTTCAGACACCTAGTCTTAATAGAATTGTCATGAAAGGCAAAGAATTATTTCTGGATAAGAACCTGGCAGCTGGTGCTAAGCCTAACAGGAATACAAACAGCATTTCAGACAGTGATATTGATTCAGAAGAAGAAATCAGGGCAAtgatagagaaagaaaaggaaatacagaaaGCTAAAACAAATGTTGCGTCTGAAAGTGATCACTTGGAAGTTGTGGGAGATAATTTTGAGCTAAAATACAACACTCACTGGTCTTTAACCAATCCAAATATGAAGAAAGTGAGTAAGGGATGTAACAGACAAGGAAAGACTATTGAAAATGACACTGACTATGATTCAGCAGATACAGATGAAATTATTGCTGTGACTAAAACTCCAGATAAAAACAGTGTGAAGACTAAAATTCTAAGAGATTCTGAGCTGGTGAAAATGCAAAGGAAGGATAATGTTAGGaatgaaactttcaaaaacaacaaaagcttTGATTCTGCAAATGATTCCTTTGTATTGTCAACAGATAacttaagagaaaaaaataacaaaaaagcaATGCATAACAAAACAGCAAAAGTCCTGACTTCTGAACTGCAGGACGACAGAGTTGACAGCAAGTCTGGGTCTACCGGTTTTGATTCAGAGCTGGAAGCAAGTGAATCTGAAGCTGATTCAAATTATGAAGACATGATGCAAAACTGTTACTGCCTACATCTTACGTTACATGAGTTAGAAGCATTAGCCACTGCAAGTATTGAATCTTCAGAAGGAGATATAACAGGTAAACAGAGGGATAGTCAGTGCAAAACTGAAGGTAATATTAGTATCACCAAGTACAGTACAAAGCCTTATGAAATTGCCTCTACAACTAAAACTTCTATTAATCCTCAAGATATAGTTGCTGCCATTTtagagggagaggagagtgctGATGATGAGAAGCCAAAGGAAAATACTTCCAGTTTGAAATTTCAACCTTTCAGAGGAATAGGGTCATTATGTGAAAGTGAGAATTTTGAGGAGATGAGCAAGGAAGGTTCTTGCAGCTGTAAAAGAAAATGTAGCCAAAATTCCTCAAGCCTTGTTGATTTGAAAAAGAAATCTTTAGAAGAGGTTTCAAAACCAAACTGTTCTTGTTATGGGAAACACGCAGTTCCCAGACAGTCTAGGAGTTCCATATTATGTTCACTTGAAGACAGAAGTGTGAAAAAGAAGCAAAATACTTTCAGCAACCAGCTCAAGAAGGTGTCAAATTCCCAATACTCAGAAGGTAGAAGTGAAAAGCCTGTTTGGAAACCACCTTTATTACGAGAGAATAACTACTTGAATTCTCATGCAGAAGATCAAACAGCAAACAGAGGAGACGGTGAGGACTGCACCACAGCTAGTATCAGTGGAAGCGAGGAGGAAAGCACTGACGCAGACAGTGTTTTATCTGTCACACAGAAACACATTAAATGTGAATTGGAAAGCACAGAATCTCTTCCTGGAAAACCAAAGAAGGATGCAAGCAGTAAAGGTTCAGCCTCTAAATTTCAGAAAAGTGAGAACAATAAGAAAAGTCTTCACAAAAGTAAAGAAGAGCTTTGCATTCCTATTGCTGTCTCAATTGCTTCAGATGAAAAGGAGAAACAACTGCAGGATAATCAGAAGAGACTGGCAGCTCTacaagagagacagaaagagagagcattACAGAAGAAACTTATTCGGGGGGCTCTTCTGAACCTG GAAAGCCAGTCAGCAAGCAAACATAAGCACATTGTATTTGATTCAGATGGAGGAAGTGAAGCTGAAGTAGAAGAGAAGTCTAAGGAAGAAGTGACTATAGGAAATCTGCCTGGAAAA GAATTTACTAGTAAAATTTCTGGGAAGTTATTTGAGAGCAGTGATGATGAGCAAGATGCTGCAGGTGAAGATGACCGATTCCAAATCAAACCCCAGTTTGAAGGCAAAGCTGGTGAGAAG CTCATGCATTTACAATCACGCTTTGGCACAGATGAAAGATTTCGTATGGATGCTCGGTTCCTTGAAAGTGGCAGTGAAGAGGAAG AAGAGGCAAAGAAAGTGAAGACAGATGAGGAAGGAGAACTTGCtgctgagaaaaagaaaaacctggaGATATTGGGAAGTCTCTTGCAGATCAGCCTAGAATATCCTAAATCAAGCAAACTGGCAACAAATACCAAAAAATTCAG AGATATTAATACCTTACGCTATGATCCCACAAGGCAGGACCATGAagtttttgaaaggaaaacagatactacagaaaaagaGAG GGCATCCTATGACCAGAAACTGAAATTACTGAGAAAACAGGAATGCAGAAAAGCAAAGTACTTGCTAGTGGATTTGAATATTTCCCTGGATAGGAAGTCTCCT TAA
- the NOL8 gene encoding nucleolar protein 8 isoform X1: protein MEKKQVLKRLYVGGLGHTVSETELQERFNKFGNVTDAEIVIRKDEQGNPMKTFAYINISISEADLKRCMSILNKTKWKGGTLQIELAKESFLHRLAQERQEARLKKEKPHTDGKGNLLESLNKAGVVNFHMKAVPGTEVPDHKDWVVSKFGRVLPILHLKSQHKRKIMKYDPSKYCHNLRMLEQDLTDTVPISELTWQLEGGDDSISKKRRGEFPEIKKTPKKMRIQSSEDLSKTPGCHLKKANLTQTKLVQMSNSKSTGLSKLLQTPSLNRIVMKGKELFLDKNLAAGAKPNRNTNSISDSDIDSEEEIRAMIEKEKEIQKAKTNVASESDHLEVVGDNFELKYNTHWSLTNPNMKKVSKGCNRQGKTIENDTDYDSADTDEIIAVTKTPDKNSVKTKILRDSELVKMQRKDNVRNETFKNNKSFDSANDSFVLSTDNLREKNNKKAMHNKTAKVLTSELQDDRVDSKSGSTGFDSELEASESEADSNYEDMMQNCYCLHLTLHELEALATASIESSEGDITGKQRDSQCKTEGNISITKYSTKPYEIASTTKTSINPQDIVAAILEGEESADDEKPKENTSSLKFQPFRGIGSLCESENFEEMSKEGSCSCKRKCSQNSSSLVDLKKKSLEEVSKPNCSCYGKHAVPRQSRSSILCSLEDRSVKKKQNTFSNQLKKVSNSQYSEGRSEKPVWKPPLLRENNYLNSHAEDQTANRGDGEDCTTASISGSEEESTDADSVLSVTQKHIKCELESTESLPGKPKKDASSKGSASKFQKSENNKKSLHKSKEELCIPIAVSIASDEKEKQLQDNQKRLAALQERQKERALQKKLIRGALLNLESQSASKHKHIVFDSDGGSEAEVEEKSKEEVTIGNLPGKEFTSKISGKLFESSDDEQDAAGEDDRFQIKPQFEGKAGEKLMHLQSRFGTDERFRMDARFLESGSEEEEEAKKVKTDEEGELAAEKKKNLEILGSLLQISLEYPKSSKLATNTKKFRDINTLRYDPTRQDHEVFERKTDTTEKESKAKRKKKREEAEKLPEVSKEIYYDVAVDLKEVFGSTKCAAEKSEIIPWDKHDDMEESTLADRHILRLNVGGNVKEKSSGFTFSFFGDDMSQSAVKEEPYKIETIRPSRVAWQEDPRFQDSSSEEDDEPEDSESENCKEMSQSLPQMKTSRFFFFSKDDERLRDGPKLFCRSSNLNEEKDHWENRRRLLLEECRKKHKDARRKVKAKQ from the exons ATGGagaaaaaacaagttttaaaacgTTTATATGTTGGAGGACTTGGCCATACAGTTTCTGAGACTGAACTGCAGGAAAGATTCAACAAGTTTGGAAATGTTACAGATGCGGAAATTGTTATCAGGAAAGATGAACagg GGAACCCTATGAAAACTTTTGCTTATATAAACATCAGTATTTCTGAAGCAGATCTTAAAAGAT GTATgtccattttaaataaaacaaagtggAAAGGTGGAACGCTGCAAATCGAATTGGCCAAAGAAAGCTTTTTGCACAG ATTGGCACAGGAGAGACAAGAAGCAAGATTGAAGAAGGAAAAACCACATACGGATGGCAAAGGAAATCTGTTGGAATCACTGAATAAAGCTGGAGTTGTGAATTTTCATATGAAAGCAGTGCCAGGAACAGAAGTACCAGATCATAAG GATTGGGTCGTTAGTAAATTTGGCAGAGTTTTACCCATCCTTCACCTTAAGAGTcaacacaaaagaaaa ATAATGAAATATGACCCATCAAAATATTGCCACAACCTTAGAATGCTGGAGCAAGACTTGACTGACACAGTTCCCATATCCGAGCTCACTTGGCAGTTGGAAGGCGGAGATGACAGCATAAGCAAGAAACGACGAGGAGAGTtccctgaaattaaaaaaacacctaaAAAAATGAGGATACAGAGTAGTGAAGATTTAAGTAAAACACCAGGTTGCCACTTGAAAAAAGCAAACTTAACACAAACAAAATTAGTCCAAATGTCAAACTCCAAATCAACTGGTCTGTCTAAATTACTTCAGACACCTAGTCTTAATAGAATTGTCATGAAAGGCAAAGAATTATTTCTGGATAAGAACCTGGCAGCTGGTGCTAAGCCTAACAGGAATACAAACAGCATTTCAGACAGTGATATTGATTCAGAAGAAGAAATCAGGGCAAtgatagagaaagaaaaggaaatacagaaaGCTAAAACAAATGTTGCGTCTGAAAGTGATCACTTGGAAGTTGTGGGAGATAATTTTGAGCTAAAATACAACACTCACTGGTCTTTAACCAATCCAAATATGAAGAAAGTGAGTAAGGGATGTAACAGACAAGGAAAGACTATTGAAAATGACACTGACTATGATTCAGCAGATACAGATGAAATTATTGCTGTGACTAAAACTCCAGATAAAAACAGTGTGAAGACTAAAATTCTAAGAGATTCTGAGCTGGTGAAAATGCAAAGGAAGGATAATGTTAGGaatgaaactttcaaaaacaacaaaagcttTGATTCTGCAAATGATTCCTTTGTATTGTCAACAGATAacttaagagaaaaaaataacaaaaaagcaATGCATAACAAAACAGCAAAAGTCCTGACTTCTGAACTGCAGGACGACAGAGTTGACAGCAAGTCTGGGTCTACCGGTTTTGATTCAGAGCTGGAAGCAAGTGAATCTGAAGCTGATTCAAATTATGAAGACATGATGCAAAACTGTTACTGCCTACATCTTACGTTACATGAGTTAGAAGCATTAGCCACTGCAAGTATTGAATCTTCAGAAGGAGATATAACAGGTAAACAGAGGGATAGTCAGTGCAAAACTGAAGGTAATATTAGTATCACCAAGTACAGTACAAAGCCTTATGAAATTGCCTCTACAACTAAAACTTCTATTAATCCTCAAGATATAGTTGCTGCCATTTtagagggagaggagagtgctGATGATGAGAAGCCAAAGGAAAATACTTCCAGTTTGAAATTTCAACCTTTCAGAGGAATAGGGTCATTATGTGAAAGTGAGAATTTTGAGGAGATGAGCAAGGAAGGTTCTTGCAGCTGTAAAAGAAAATGTAGCCAAAATTCCTCAAGCCTTGTTGATTTGAAAAAGAAATCTTTAGAAGAGGTTTCAAAACCAAACTGTTCTTGTTATGGGAAACACGCAGTTCCCAGACAGTCTAGGAGTTCCATATTATGTTCACTTGAAGACAGAAGTGTGAAAAAGAAGCAAAATACTTTCAGCAACCAGCTCAAGAAGGTGTCAAATTCCCAATACTCAGAAGGTAGAAGTGAAAAGCCTGTTTGGAAACCACCTTTATTACGAGAGAATAACTACTTGAATTCTCATGCAGAAGATCAAACAGCAAACAGAGGAGACGGTGAGGACTGCACCACAGCTAGTATCAGTGGAAGCGAGGAGGAAAGCACTGACGCAGACAGTGTTTTATCTGTCACACAGAAACACATTAAATGTGAATTGGAAAGCACAGAATCTCTTCCTGGAAAACCAAAGAAGGATGCAAGCAGTAAAGGTTCAGCCTCTAAATTTCAGAAAAGTGAGAACAATAAGAAAAGTCTTCACAAAAGTAAAGAAGAGCTTTGCATTCCTATTGCTGTCTCAATTGCTTCAGATGAAAAGGAGAAACAACTGCAGGATAATCAGAAGAGACTGGCAGCTCTacaagagagacagaaagagagagcattACAGAAGAAACTTATTCGGGGGGCTCTTCTGAACCTG GAAAGCCAGTCAGCAAGCAAACATAAGCACATTGTATTTGATTCAGATGGAGGAAGTGAAGCTGAAGTAGAAGAGAAGTCTAAGGAAGAAGTGACTATAGGAAATCTGCCTGGAAAA GAATTTACTAGTAAAATTTCTGGGAAGTTATTTGAGAGCAGTGATGATGAGCAAGATGCTGCAGGTGAAGATGACCGATTCCAAATCAAACCCCAGTTTGAAGGCAAAGCTGGTGAGAAG CTCATGCATTTACAATCACGCTTTGGCACAGATGAAAGATTTCGTATGGATGCTCGGTTCCTTGAAAGTGGCAGTGAAGAGGAAG AAGAGGCAAAGAAAGTGAAGACAGATGAGGAAGGAGAACTTGCtgctgagaaaaagaaaaacctggaGATATTGGGAAGTCTCTTGCAGATCAGCCTAGAATATCCTAAATCAAGCAAACTGGCAACAAATACCAAAAAATTCAG AGATATTAATACCTTACGCTATGATCCCACAAGGCAGGACCATGAagtttttgaaaggaaaacagatactacagaaaaagaGAG TAAAgctaaaagaaagaagaaaagggaggaggcagagaaattGCCTGAAGTGTCTAAAGAAATATACTATGATGTTGCGGTGGATTTAAAAGAGGTATTTGGATCAACAAAATGTGCAGCTGAAAAAAGTGAAATAATACCCTGGGACAAACATGATGATATGGAAGAATCAACTCTGGCTGACCGGCATATATTAAGACTTAATGTTGGGGgcaatgtaaaagaaaaatctaGTGGCTTCACGTTTTCCTTTTTTGGTGATGATATGAGCCAGTCTGCTGTGAAAGAAG AGCCCTACAAAATTGAAACAATAAGACCTTCAAGAGTAGCATGGCAAGAGGATCCTCGTTTCCAGGACAGCAGCTCAGAGGAAGATGATGAGCCAGAAGACTCTGAAAGTGAAAactgcaaagaaat GTCTCAATCTTTACCACAGATGAAGACGAgtagatttttcttcttttccaaagATGATGAAAGATTAAGAG ATGGTCCTAAGCTGTTCTGCAGATCATCAAACCTCAATGAAGAAAAAGATCATTGGGAAAACCGACGTAGATTGTTACTTGAG GAATGCCGGAAGAAACATAAAGATGCAAGAAGAAAAGTTAAAGCAAAACAATAA
- the NOL8 gene encoding nucleolar protein 8 isoform X2 gives MKAVPGTEVPDHKDWVVSKFGRVLPILHLKSQHKRKIMKYDPSKYCHNLRMLEQDLTDTVPISELTWQLEGGDDSISKKRRGEFPEIKKTPKKMRIQSSEDLSKTPGCHLKKANLTQTKLVQMSNSKSTGLSKLLQTPSLNRIVMKGKELFLDKNLAAGAKPNRNTNSISDSDIDSEEEIRAMIEKEKEIQKAKTNVASESDHLEVVGDNFELKYNTHWSLTNPNMKKVSKGCNRQGKTIENDTDYDSADTDEIIAVTKTPDKNSVKTKILRDSELVKMQRKDNVRNETFKNNKSFDSANDSFVLSTDNLREKNNKKAMHNKTAKVLTSELQDDRVDSKSGSTGFDSELEASESEADSNYEDMMQNCYCLHLTLHELEALATASIESSEGDITGKQRDSQCKTEGNISITKYSTKPYEIASTTKTSINPQDIVAAILEGEESADDEKPKENTSSLKFQPFRGIGSLCESENFEEMSKEGSCSCKRKCSQNSSSLVDLKKKSLEEVSKPNCSCYGKHAVPRQSRSSILCSLEDRSVKKKQNTFSNQLKKVSNSQYSEGRSEKPVWKPPLLRENNYLNSHAEDQTANRGDGEDCTTASISGSEEESTDADSVLSVTQKHIKCELESTESLPGKPKKDASSKGSASKFQKSENNKKSLHKSKEELCIPIAVSIASDEKEKQLQDNQKRLAALQERQKERALQKKLIRGALLNLESQSASKHKHIVFDSDGGSEAEVEEKSKEEVTIGNLPGKEFTSKISGKLFESSDDEQDAAGEDDRFQIKPQFEGKAGEKLMHLQSRFGTDERFRMDARFLESGSEEEEEAKKVKTDEEGELAAEKKKNLEILGSLLQISLEYPKSSKLATNTKKFRDINTLRYDPTRQDHEVFERKTDTTEKESKAKRKKKREEAEKLPEVSKEIYYDVAVDLKEVFGSTKCAAEKSEIIPWDKHDDMEESTLADRHILRLNVGGNVKEKSSGFTFSFFGDDMSQSAVKEEPYKIETIRPSRVAWQEDPRFQDSSSEEDDEPEDSESENCKEMSQSLPQMKTSRFFFFSKDDERLRDGPKLFCRSSNLNEEKDHWENRRRLLLEECRKKHKDARRKVKAKQ, from the exons ATGAAAGCAGTGCCAGGAACAGAAGTACCAGATCATAAG GATTGGGTCGTTAGTAAATTTGGCAGAGTTTTACCCATCCTTCACCTTAAGAGTcaacacaaaagaaaa ATAATGAAATATGACCCATCAAAATATTGCCACAACCTTAGAATGCTGGAGCAAGACTTGACTGACACAGTTCCCATATCCGAGCTCACTTGGCAGTTGGAAGGCGGAGATGACAGCATAAGCAAGAAACGACGAGGAGAGTtccctgaaattaaaaaaacacctaaAAAAATGAGGATACAGAGTAGTGAAGATTTAAGTAAAACACCAGGTTGCCACTTGAAAAAAGCAAACTTAACACAAACAAAATTAGTCCAAATGTCAAACTCCAAATCAACTGGTCTGTCTAAATTACTTCAGACACCTAGTCTTAATAGAATTGTCATGAAAGGCAAAGAATTATTTCTGGATAAGAACCTGGCAGCTGGTGCTAAGCCTAACAGGAATACAAACAGCATTTCAGACAGTGATATTGATTCAGAAGAAGAAATCAGGGCAAtgatagagaaagaaaaggaaatacagaaaGCTAAAACAAATGTTGCGTCTGAAAGTGATCACTTGGAAGTTGTGGGAGATAATTTTGAGCTAAAATACAACACTCACTGGTCTTTAACCAATCCAAATATGAAGAAAGTGAGTAAGGGATGTAACAGACAAGGAAAGACTATTGAAAATGACACTGACTATGATTCAGCAGATACAGATGAAATTATTGCTGTGACTAAAACTCCAGATAAAAACAGTGTGAAGACTAAAATTCTAAGAGATTCTGAGCTGGTGAAAATGCAAAGGAAGGATAATGTTAGGaatgaaactttcaaaaacaacaaaagcttTGATTCTGCAAATGATTCCTTTGTATTGTCAACAGATAacttaagagaaaaaaataacaaaaaagcaATGCATAACAAAACAGCAAAAGTCCTGACTTCTGAACTGCAGGACGACAGAGTTGACAGCAAGTCTGGGTCTACCGGTTTTGATTCAGAGCTGGAAGCAAGTGAATCTGAAGCTGATTCAAATTATGAAGACATGATGCAAAACTGTTACTGCCTACATCTTACGTTACATGAGTTAGAAGCATTAGCCACTGCAAGTATTGAATCTTCAGAAGGAGATATAACAGGTAAACAGAGGGATAGTCAGTGCAAAACTGAAGGTAATATTAGTATCACCAAGTACAGTACAAAGCCTTATGAAATTGCCTCTACAACTAAAACTTCTATTAATCCTCAAGATATAGTTGCTGCCATTTtagagggagaggagagtgctGATGATGAGAAGCCAAAGGAAAATACTTCCAGTTTGAAATTTCAACCTTTCAGAGGAATAGGGTCATTATGTGAAAGTGAGAATTTTGAGGAGATGAGCAAGGAAGGTTCTTGCAGCTGTAAAAGAAAATGTAGCCAAAATTCCTCAAGCCTTGTTGATTTGAAAAAGAAATCTTTAGAAGAGGTTTCAAAACCAAACTGTTCTTGTTATGGGAAACACGCAGTTCCCAGACAGTCTAGGAGTTCCATATTATGTTCACTTGAAGACAGAAGTGTGAAAAAGAAGCAAAATACTTTCAGCAACCAGCTCAAGAAGGTGTCAAATTCCCAATACTCAGAAGGTAGAAGTGAAAAGCCTGTTTGGAAACCACCTTTATTACGAGAGAATAACTACTTGAATTCTCATGCAGAAGATCAAACAGCAAACAGAGGAGACGGTGAGGACTGCACCACAGCTAGTATCAGTGGAAGCGAGGAGGAAAGCACTGACGCAGACAGTGTTTTATCTGTCACACAGAAACACATTAAATGTGAATTGGAAAGCACAGAATCTCTTCCTGGAAAACCAAAGAAGGATGCAAGCAGTAAAGGTTCAGCCTCTAAATTTCAGAAAAGTGAGAACAATAAGAAAAGTCTTCACAAAAGTAAAGAAGAGCTTTGCATTCCTATTGCTGTCTCAATTGCTTCAGATGAAAAGGAGAAACAACTGCAGGATAATCAGAAGAGACTGGCAGCTCTacaagagagacagaaagagagagcattACAGAAGAAACTTATTCGGGGGGCTCTTCTGAACCTG GAAAGCCAGTCAGCAAGCAAACATAAGCACATTGTATTTGATTCAGATGGAGGAAGTGAAGCTGAAGTAGAAGAGAAGTCTAAGGAAGAAGTGACTATAGGAAATCTGCCTGGAAAA GAATTTACTAGTAAAATTTCTGGGAAGTTATTTGAGAGCAGTGATGATGAGCAAGATGCTGCAGGTGAAGATGACCGATTCCAAATCAAACCCCAGTTTGAAGGCAAAGCTGGTGAGAAG CTCATGCATTTACAATCACGCTTTGGCACAGATGAAAGATTTCGTATGGATGCTCGGTTCCTTGAAAGTGGCAGTGAAGAGGAAG AAGAGGCAAAGAAAGTGAAGACAGATGAGGAAGGAGAACTTGCtgctgagaaaaagaaaaacctggaGATATTGGGAAGTCTCTTGCAGATCAGCCTAGAATATCCTAAATCAAGCAAACTGGCAACAAATACCAAAAAATTCAG AGATATTAATACCTTACGCTATGATCCCACAAGGCAGGACCATGAagtttttgaaaggaaaacagatactacagaaaaagaGAG TAAAgctaaaagaaagaagaaaagggaggaggcagagaaattGCCTGAAGTGTCTAAAGAAATATACTATGATGTTGCGGTGGATTTAAAAGAGGTATTTGGATCAACAAAATGTGCAGCTGAAAAAAGTGAAATAATACCCTGGGACAAACATGATGATATGGAAGAATCAACTCTGGCTGACCGGCATATATTAAGACTTAATGTTGGGGgcaatgtaaaagaaaaatctaGTGGCTTCACGTTTTCCTTTTTTGGTGATGATATGAGCCAGTCTGCTGTGAAAGAAG AGCCCTACAAAATTGAAACAATAAGACCTTCAAGAGTAGCATGGCAAGAGGATCCTCGTTTCCAGGACAGCAGCTCAGAGGAAGATGATGAGCCAGAAGACTCTGAAAGTGAAAactgcaaagaaat GTCTCAATCTTTACCACAGATGAAGACGAgtagatttttcttcttttccaaagATGATGAAAGATTAAGAG ATGGTCCTAAGCTGTTCTGCAGATCATCAAACCTCAATGAAGAAAAAGATCATTGGGAAAACCGACGTAGATTGTTACTTGAG GAATGCCGGAAGAAACATAAAGATGCAAGAAGAAAAGTTAAAGCAAAACAATAA